Part of the Amycolatopsis sp. 195334CR genome is shown below.
TTCCTGCTCCTCGGTGAAGCCCAGGTCCCGCAGTGGCATGCCCGCCTCCTTCCGTGCCACCACTGTGGCCGAGCTGCCCGGGCAGGCACATGGGTAGCGCGCCCCCATCTTCCGCCGGCGGAATGCGGGTAGCGATTACCCATGCGCCGGGCGGGCCCCCGCTGGCATCGTTCGGCGGGTGAGCAATCCGACCGAGATCACCAGCACCTGGTGGGCGACCGCGCTCTCCAGCCGCGAGCGGGCCGCCGAACCGGCGCGGCCCGAGTGGGCGGTGCTGGTGGCTGAGGTGCTCGCGGTGGCTCCCGACCGCGGGGCGTACCGGGAGGTCCCGGCGGACGCCGCGCCCGAGGAGCACCTGGTGGCCCCGTTCGAGCCGTTCCTCGACCTGGTCCGGCTGCGGCTGGGGGCGGAAGCGGCCGCGGTGTGGCCCGACGTGCGTGGCTGGCTCGGCCGCAGGCTGGCCCGGATCGCCGCCCGCGCGCTGGTCACCGACCTGCACCGGGGAGCGCCCTGGCCGGGGGACGGTGCACGCGAGCGGTTCGCCGAGTTCGTCCGGCACACCGGCGGGCGGCTGTCCGAACTGTTCGACCGCTACCCCGTGCTGGCCAGGCTCCTCGGCGAGACCTGCGTGCGCACCGCGGAGGCCGTCGGTGAACTGCTCCGCCGCTTCACCGCCGATCGCGAGGCGCTGGTCGCCGGGCTGTTCGACGCCGACCCCGGCTGCCTCACCGGGCTGGAGCTGGGCGCGGGCGACCTGCACTCCGGCGGGCGCTCGGTGGCCGTGCTGACCTTCGCCGACGGCACCCGCCTGGTGTACAAGCCCCGTCCGCTCGGCCTCCAGGCGCGCTTCGGCGAACTGCTGGGCTGGTTCGCCACGGTGCTGCCCGAGCTGGCCCCGCGCGGGGTCCAGGTGATGCCGCGCGACGGATACGGCTGGGCCGAGTTCGTCGAGCACGCGCCGTGCGCCACCACGGCCGAGGTGGACCGGTTCCACCGCCGTCAGGGCGCGCTGCTCGCGCTGCTGTACGTGCTGGACGCGACCGACATGCACTACGAGAACCTCGTCGCCGCCGGGGACCAGCCCGTGCTGGTGGACGTGGAGACCCTCTTCCACCCCGGCTGGACGCCGCTGACCACCGCCGGTCCCGACCCGGCGCTGGCCGCGCTGAACGCCTCGGTGGTGCGGACCGCCCTGCTGCCCCGGCTGCTGCTGGGCGAGCACGGTTCGCTCGACGTCTCCGGCGTCGGCGGGCAGTCCGAAGTGGACTACCCGATCGACGTGCCGGTGTGGCAGGAAGCGGGGACCGACCGGATGCGCTTGGCGCCCGGCCGGGTCCCGGTGACCGGTGCCCGCAACCGCCCGCTGCTGCGGGGCGCGGCGGCGGATCCGCTGGAGCACCGCGAAGCGCTGCTCGCCGGGTTCCGCGCCGGGTACGACGCGCTGGCCGAACGGGCCACGGAGCTGTCCGCCGAGCACGGTCCGCTGGCGCGGTTCGCCGGCGAGGAGGTCCGGCTGGTGGTGCGGGACACCCGCGCCTACGGGCTGCTGCTCGCCGAGTCCACCCACCCCCGTCACCTCGCCGACGGCGCCGCCCGCGAAGCCGCCTTCGCCGAACTCGCCGTCGACACCGGGCACGACCACCTGCCCCAGCTCGCGGCCCACGAACTGGCCGAGCTGTACACCGGGGACATCCCGTTGTTCACCGCCAGGGTCGGCAGCCGCGAAGTGCGCACCGGCACCGGCGAGGTGCTGCCGGACCTGCTGCGGCGCAGCGGGCTGGCCGCCGTCCGCGACAAGCTCGCCCAGCTCGGCGCGGTGGACCAGCGCGAGCAGGAATGGCTGGTGGAAGCCACCCTCGCCACTCGCGAACGGATGGCCGGGCACCAGCCGTCCCCGGCCGCCGGGAGCCCGGTGGCCGGGGTGGTACCGGACCAGCCGCACCTGCTGGCGCTGGCCCGCGGCATCGGCGACGAGCTGGTCGCGCGGTCCCGGCAGGACGGCGACCGGGCCAACTGGCTCGGCCTGGAACTGGTCGACGGAAAGCACTGGTCGGTGCTGCCGATGGGGGCGGGCCTCGCCGAGGGCTACTGCGGCACGGCGTTGTTCCTGGCCCAGCTCGGGGCCGTGACCGGGGTCGCGCGGTACGCCGAACTGGCACGCAAGGCGGTGCACGGGCTGCCCGCGCTGCTCGCGGCGCTGGTCCGCCATCCGGAACTGGCCAGGGAGGTCGGCTCGGGCGGGTTCTTCGGTCTCGGCGGCATCGCCTACGCCGTGGCCAGGCTGAGCGCGCTGCTCGACGACACCGCGCTCCGCGAATGCCTGCCGTTCGCGGTCACCGCCACCCGGCTCGCCGACGAAGCCGGGCGCGCCGGCATCGGTGACGGCACCGACGGCGCACTGCTCGCGATGCACGCCGTGCACACCGGAACCGGCCTGCCGCTGGCCGCCGAGGTCGCCGCCGAACTCACCGAGCGGCTCGCGTCCCGTCCGGAGCCCGAAGGCGCCGGCTTCCTCTGGGGTGCCGCGGGCACCGCGCTGACCAGGTCGGCGACGCCGCGCGCGGGCGCCGCGGCGGGCATCGGCTGGTGCTCCGGCGCCGCGGGTGTCGCGCTGTCCCGTCCACCCGGAGACCCGGCCGCCGACGCCTTCGTCGCCGCCGCGGCCGATCGCCGCGTCTCCGGCGACCACTCCCTGTGCCACGGCGAACTCGGCGTGCTGGACGTGCTGGTCGAACTCGCCGCCACCGGGCACGAACGCGCCGCGGCCACGCTGACCAGGGACAGCGCCCACGTGCTCGGCGCCATCGAGCTGTACGGGCCGCGCTGCGGCACCCCGCACGCGGTTCCCAGCCCCGGCCTGCTGACCGGCATCGCCGGCATCGGCTACGGCCTGCTGCGGCTGGGCTTCCCCGCCGAGATCCCCTCCGTACTACTGCTGCGCTGAACCCACCGAGTACCGGAAACCAGAAAGGACACCACGATGCACGACGAGCAGGCCAACACCGAGGACACCGCGACCGCGCACGGCACCAGCGGCGACCTGGGCACCGACCCGGTCACCCCCGCCGAGCCCGCTCGTCGCGGGGCCGCCGGGGTCCGCGCCAGCATTCTCGCCGGGCTCACCCTCGGCGCGGTCGCCGCGGCCTCCATCGCCGCCGAGGTGACCACGGTCAGCGCGCCCGGCGGCGGGAGTCTGTGAATTTCCCTCGCGTCGGTAGCGATCGGATGACGGTCTGACCGGTAGCGGCGGTGGGCTGGTTAGGGTCTGATCATGCGGACCAGAGCCCCCCGACTGATCGGCAGGGATCCCGAGTCCGCGCGGTTGGCGATCGCACTGGAGCAGACCAGGGCGGGCAATGGCGGCTCCTTCTTCCTGTCCGGCGAGCCGGGTATCGGCAAGACCAGGCTCGCCGCCGACACGATCGGCAGCGCGCTCGACGCCGGCATGGTGGTGCTGCGGGGCCGGGGCAGCACCACCGGCCCCGCGGTGCCGTTCCGGCCGCTCACCGAGGCGCTGCTGTCCCTGGTCCGCACCGCGGATCCCGGCCTCCCCGCGCGGCTCGGCCCGTACCGGCCGGTGCTCGGCCGCCTGGTCCCCGACTGGGCCGACGAGAACTCTCGTGGCGGCGAATCGCTGGTGGTGCTGGCCGAGGGCGTGCTCCGGCTGACCGCGCTGGCCGGTGCCGCCAGTGGCTGCGTGCTCTACCTCGACGACCTGCACGACGCCGACGTGGAAACCCTGGCGGTGCTGGAATACCTCTGCGGCAACGTCGCCGGTCTGCCCACCATGGTGCTGGCCACGGTCCGCAGCGAGCCGAGCGATGCGCTCGACCTCGCCGAAACCGCCGCCCGCCGGGACGAAGCGCACCTGCTTTCGTTGCAGCGCCTGGGCACCAAGCAGGTGCACGAGCTGGTCTGCGGCTGCCTCGACGCCGAACCCACCGAGGTGCCCGAAGCGGTCTCCGGCCTGCTGTTCGACGACAGCGCGGGAAATCCGCTGGTGGTCGAGGAACTGTTGCACGAACTGGTCTCCGGCGGGTCCCTGGTGCGCGACCGGGACGGCTGGCGGCTCGCCGAGGAAACCCGGGCGGTGCCGCAGACGCTGGTCAACAGCATCGGCAGGCGGGTGGACCGGCTGGGCCCGCGTGGCGCGCAGCTGCTGTCCGTCGCGGCCGTGCTGGGGCAGCGGTTCCCGCTGTCGGTGGTGCAGCGCGTGACCGGTCTCGACGACCACGCCCTGCTCAGCCACCTGCGCGCGGCCGTGGCCGCGCAACTGCTCTCGCCGGACGAGCGCGGCGCCGACTGGTACGGCTTCCAGCACCCGCTGGCGGTCGACGGCCTGCTCACCCGGCTCACCCCGGCCGATCGCGCGCAGATCGCCCGTTCGCTCGCCGACGCCGTTCTCGAACTGCACCCCGATCTGCCGCGCGAGTGGTGCCACCTGGCCGCGGGCCTGCGCGCGCAGGCGGGGGAGCACCGCGTCGCCGGGCAGCTGTACCTGCGGGCCGGGCGCCGCGCGCTGGACGGTGGTGCGCCGGGCACGGCGATCGCCCTGCTGGAGCGCGCGGAACCGTCGCTCACCGAGCACGGCACCGCGGCCGAACGCGGTGATCTGCTGGAGACCATGCTCTTCGCGCTGGCCGAGAGCGGGCAGTTCGACCGCGCCAGGGAGCTGGCCGAAACCCTGCGCACCACCACCGCGCTCGGTGACGACGCGCGCCGGATCGAGGTGTGCGTGCGCCTGGCCTGGGCCGCGCAGGTGGCCGGGCGCTGGGCCGACGGCGACGCGCAAGTGCGGGCCGCCCGCGCCCTGCTGCCGCTGGACGCCACCGAGGAGCAGACGGTTCCGGTGGACGCCGTCGACGCCTACCTGACCATGTTCGGCACCGAACCGGGCCGAGTGCACCGCGGTGAGCTGCTGGCACGCCGCGCGCTGGACGGCGCCGAGCGCATCGGCCGCCCGGCCACCGCCTGCCAGGCCTGGTACGCCATCGGGCTCGCGGTGCGGGAACGCAACCTGCGCGAGTCGGACGCCTGCTTCCAACAGATGCTCGACCTGGCCGCCAAGCACGAGCTGGCCACCTGGCGCAACTACGCGCTGACCGGGCTGGCCGGCAACGCCTGGCTCGCCGAGGGCGACACCACCGCGCTGGACCGGGCCAGGGCCGAGTCGCTGCGCACCGGCGGCATCAGCCTCGCGCACAACGCGGACGCCATCCTTGGGCTGCATTCGGTGTTGTGCGGGGATTTCCGGCGTGCCACCGAGCAACTGGACACCTGCCTCGCCGAATCGGCGCGCATGCAGCTGACCGCGGTCACCCGGTACGTGCTGATGGCCAAGGCGGCGCTGGCCGGGCACCGGGGTGACCGGCAGGCGATGACCGCCGCGCTGGCCGAATTCGCCAGGCAGGGCGGGGAGTCCTCGCCGGAGATGCCGCTCGCGCGGGGCCTGGCCAAGGTGTTCTGCGCCCTGCTGGAGGAGGACCGCCCGGCCGCCGAAGCGGAACTGGCCGTGATCGCGACGGCGCAGGCCGAGCGGCAGAGCACCTTCTACCTGGCCGGGCCGCACGGCCTGCAGTTGCTGCTGGACGTGCTCGCCGACCGCGCGGGCCGGGCGGAGCACGCGCGGGTCAGGAACAGCGCCGCCGGGCAGATGCGGTGGAACCGGCAGTTCGTGCTGCTCGCCGAAGCCGTGCTGCTGGGCCGGGAGGGCCGCGGCGCGGAAGCCGCCAGGGTGCGCGCGGAAGCTTCCCGCACCGCGGAGTCCTTCCGCGGCGCCAAAATGCTGGGGTTGCGCCTGGTTGCCGAAGCCGCGGTCGCGGACGGCTGGGGCGAGCCGGGGGCCTGGCTGCGCGAGGCCGAGGAGTACTTCCACCGCTTCGAAACAGTCGCGGTGGCCAGTGCCTGCCGAACGCTGCTGCGCCGCGCCGGCGCCCCGGTCGGTCAGCGGCGCGCGGGTTCCGAACGCGTGCCCGAGAGCCTGCGCGTGCTGGGTGTGACCCTGCGCGAGTTCGAGGTCTACCAGCTGCTGGTGCACCGCCTCGCCAACAAGGCGCTGGCCGAGAGATTGCACATTTCCCCGCGCACGGTGGAAAAGCACGTGGCCAGCCTGCTGGTGAAGACCTCGGTGGCCGACCGCTCGGCACTGGCCGACCACGCGGTGGAAACCCTGCGCGCCCACGGCTAGTCCGCCGCCGAAGGAGTCAGGCCGGTGTGCTCGGCCAGGAACGCCAGCATGTCCACCGCCAGCCGGTCGGCGTCCGCGCCGCCGCCGACGTGACCACCACCGTCCACCATCCGCAGCAGTACCGGTCCGCCCTCCACAGTGGACTGCAGGAGCGCGGCCATCTTCCGCGAGTGCGCCGGATCCACCCGGCTGTCCTCGGAGCCGGCGGAGAACAAGATCGCCGGGAACGGCCCGCGGTCCGGATCGACGTTGTGGTAGGGGGAATACGAGAGCAGGCTCGCCAGTGCCACCGGATCGGCGGCCGAGCCGTATTCCTCGCGCCAGGCGCGGCCGAGGCCCCAGCGCTCGTAGCGCACCATGTCCAGCGGCGCGCCCGCGACGGCCAGTGCGGCGTACGCGGTCGGCCGGCGCACCGCGGCGCTGGTCACCACCATGCCGCCGTTGCTCCCGCCCAGCAGGGCCAGGCGCGACGGCCCGGTCCAGCCTTCGTCGACCAGCCAGTCCGCCGCGGCCTCCAGATCGCGGATCGCGGTGAGCTTGCGGGTCCCCGCGCCGTCGTGGTGCCAGCCGCGTCCCCGTTCACCGCCGCCGCGCACGGCCGCGATCGCCATCGCGCCCCCGGCGAGGACCCAGCTCAGCCCGTCCGGCTGGAAGCTGGGGCGGAACGAGATGCCGAAACCGCCGTAGCAGGTGAGCACGGTCGGGCGCGGGCGGTCCGTCCGGTCGGTGTCCAGAATGGTCAATGGCACCTCGGTGCCGTCGAACGAGCGGTAGGTGGTGCGGTGCACGTGGATGCGCCGCCGTTGCCGGTCGGCGCCGGGATCGGCCGGGCGCACCTCACCGGTGCTGGTGTCGAGCAACCACACCGACAAGGCGGTGGCCCAGTCGGTGTAGCTCAGTGCCAGCACGTCCGGGTCGTCGGTGGGATTGATCGCCGAGACCGTGCCGTGCCCCGGCAGCCGAGCCTCGCGCACCAGCGCGCCGCTGCCCGCCTCGTGCACGGTCATCCGGCTGTATCCATCCACTGTGTACAGTGCGATCAGCCGTTCCGCTTCCGGCCTGCCCGCGAGGTCCACGGTGGCGAGCACGGCGGGCGCTTGTTCGGGCAGCAGTTCCCGCCACCCGCCCCAGCCGTCGGCGCCGTCCGGGCGCGCGACCAGCAGGCGGCCGAACTCGGCGCCCTCGGTCGAGGTGGCCAGCAGGCGGCCGGTGGAGTCGATCAGCACGCCCGACGCCGACGAACCGCTCAGCGGTACGGGCCGCAGCGCCGGACCGGTCGACAGATCGGCGCACCACAGCCGGGTGCCCCGCGAAGTGCCGTGCCGCACGCCGACCACCAGCCAGCGGTCGTGCCACAGCCGCAGGTGGTACCGGGTCATCGGGTCGTCGTCCCCGATCAGGCACCGGTCACTTCCGGGATCCCCGCCCACCTCGTGGCGGTAGACGCCGGTGCCGCGGCCGTCGAGGTGGCCGCGGACGTAGTAGTACGCTCGCTCGTCCGCGGTCCATTCGATCGGGCTGTAGCGGGTGAGCGGGCTCCGCTCGACCACGCGCCCGTCGTCGATGTCCACAACGGACAGCGGAGTGGCCTTCTCCGAGCCGCCGGTGGTCACCTGCACGGCCAGCAGCCGTCCGCCGGGTGAGGGCGTCCAGCGGCGCACCACCGTGCCGCTGTCCAGCTGGTCCGGCGGCAGGGCCGGGCGCCACGGCGCGTCGGGCTCGTCGCTCACCTGCAAGCGCCAGCGGTCGGCGGCATCGGCGCGGCCCACGCGGAACCGGCGTCCGCCCCGGGTTTTCACCGGTGACTCGGTGGGGCCGGCGACCAGACCGCGGAGCAGTCCGGAGAACTCCTCCCGGCCGGGCAACCCGGCCAGCAGTTCCTCGGTCCGGTGCTGCTGCGTGGCGAGCCAACTCGTCGTGCGCGGGTCGTCCGCGTCCTCCAGCGCGCGGAACGGATCCGCGACGCGGTGCCCGTGCAGGTCCTCGACCAGGTTTTCGGGTTTCACGGCCGCACCTCCTCGCGCACCGGCCGTCGCGCGACCAGCACCAGCACCGCGGCGGCGAGCAGATCGACGCCCACGCAGACCCAGATCCCGGACCGCACCCCCAGCGCGGTCCCGACCGAGCCGCCGAGCAGCGCGCCGAGGGTGGCCGCCAGCGTCGACACCGAGCCGAGCAGGGTGGTGATGCGGGCGAAGTACTGGTCACCGATCTCGTCGTTGATCACGCCGACCAGCGCGATGTTGACCGCGGCGCCGAAGAGCAGCGGCAGCGCGGTGCTGATCACCATGGCCAGCAGCACCAGCGGGGTGCCGCCACCGGCGAGCGGCAGCGCGGCCATCGACACCGCCGCGGCGGGCAGACCCCACAGCAGCACGGTCCTCGGTGGCACTCCACGGGCCAGCAGTCGCGGCGCGAACAGCGCGCCGGCGGCACCGACGGCGGTCGCGACCACGGCGGGCAGCGTGTAGAGCGCGATCGGCAGGCCGACCACGTCGAGCAGGAAAACCGCGCGCTGGGTGGTGATTCCGCTGGTGGCCAGCGCACTCAGGAACAGGTACGCGGTGAACGCGCTGAGCAGGGGATGCCGCCGGACGACGTCGATGCCGTCGCGGAACTCGCGGAGCACACCGGGGCGTCCGGTGTCCTCACGCGGCGCGCGGGTGTCGGGCGCCTTCAGCAGCATCAGGCAGAACGCGCTGATCAGGTAGGTGAAGACGTCGGCGAGGAACAGCAGCGCGGCCCCGAGCGCGGCGGCGATCGGCGCGCCGACGGTGTTCGCGACCGAACGGGACACCATCTCGCTCGACTGGAGCTTTCCCCTCGCGGTGCGGGGATCGTCGACGCCGAGTGCGTGCAGGTGGGAGAAGTACAGGCTTTCCACCACGATGCCGACGAAGTTCAGCACCACGGTGAGCCCGGCGAGCCAGGCAACGGTGAGCACCCCGGTGGCCGCGGCGAGACCGCAGGAGGCGACCGCTGCGGCGGCGACGAGGTCGGCGGTGATCAGCGCGCGGCGCGGACGGCGGACCCGGTCGAGCAGCACCCCGCAGATCGGGCCGAACAGCAGCGCGGGCAGCGTGCCCGCGACCACGATCAGTGACATGTCCCCGGCACCGGCGCCCAGCCAGGCCACCGCGATCAGGGAGACCCCCGCGCTGGTCAGCGTGGTGCCGAACACCGAGGCGACCTGCCCGACGAGGAACAACCGCAGATCGCGGCGGCCACCGTCGGCCGGGCCGTCGGGGGTGGCTTCGGCGGTGGGGCGGTCCGTGGTGACGGACATGGCTTCCCTACCTTTCACGGACGGGGGCGGATCAGCCGAAGAAGGCGTCCTCGCAGTAGGCGACGGACAACACGCTGATCGGCGCGTCGGCGCC
Proteins encoded:
- a CDS encoding type 2 lanthipeptide synthetase LanM family protein; amino-acid sequence: MSNPTEITSTWWATALSSRERAAEPARPEWAVLVAEVLAVAPDRGAYREVPADAAPEEHLVAPFEPFLDLVRLRLGAEAAAVWPDVRGWLGRRLARIAARALVTDLHRGAPWPGDGARERFAEFVRHTGGRLSELFDRYPVLARLLGETCVRTAEAVGELLRRFTADREALVAGLFDADPGCLTGLELGAGDLHSGGRSVAVLTFADGTRLVYKPRPLGLQARFGELLGWFATVLPELAPRGVQVMPRDGYGWAEFVEHAPCATTAEVDRFHRRQGALLALLYVLDATDMHYENLVAAGDQPVLVDVETLFHPGWTPLTTAGPDPALAALNASVVRTALLPRLLLGEHGSLDVSGVGGQSEVDYPIDVPVWQEAGTDRMRLAPGRVPVTGARNRPLLRGAAADPLEHREALLAGFRAGYDALAERATELSAEHGPLARFAGEEVRLVVRDTRAYGLLLAESTHPRHLADGAAREAAFAELAVDTGHDHLPQLAAHELAELYTGDIPLFTARVGSREVRTGTGEVLPDLLRRSGLAAVRDKLAQLGAVDQREQEWLVEATLATRERMAGHQPSPAAGSPVAGVVPDQPHLLALARGIGDELVARSRQDGDRANWLGLELVDGKHWSVLPMGAGLAEGYCGTALFLAQLGAVTGVARYAELARKAVHGLPALLAALVRHPELAREVGSGGFFGLGGIAYAVARLSALLDDTALRECLPFAVTATRLADEAGRAGIGDGTDGALLAMHAVHTGTGLPLAAEVAAELTERLASRPEPEGAGFLWGAAGTALTRSATPRAGAAAGIGWCSGAAGVALSRPPGDPAADAFVAAAADRRVSGDHSLCHGELGVLDVLVELAATGHERAAATLTRDSAHVLGAIELYGPRCGTPHAVPSPGLLTGIAGIGYGLLRLGFPAEIPSVLLLR
- a CDS encoding helix-turn-helix transcriptional regulator, encoding MRTRAPRLIGRDPESARLAIALEQTRAGNGGSFFLSGEPGIGKTRLAADTIGSALDAGMVVLRGRGSTTGPAVPFRPLTEALLSLVRTADPGLPARLGPYRPVLGRLVPDWADENSRGGESLVVLAEGVLRLTALAGAASGCVLYLDDLHDADVETLAVLEYLCGNVAGLPTMVLATVRSEPSDALDLAETAARRDEAHLLSLQRLGTKQVHELVCGCLDAEPTEVPEAVSGLLFDDSAGNPLVVEELLHELVSGGSLVRDRDGWRLAEETRAVPQTLVNSIGRRVDRLGPRGAQLLSVAAVLGQRFPLSVVQRVTGLDDHALLSHLRAAVAAQLLSPDERGADWYGFQHPLAVDGLLTRLTPADRAQIARSLADAVLELHPDLPREWCHLAAGLRAQAGEHRVAGQLYLRAGRRALDGGAPGTAIALLERAEPSLTEHGTAAERGDLLETMLFALAESGQFDRARELAETLRTTTALGDDARRIEVCVRLAWAAQVAGRWADGDAQVRAARALLPLDATEEQTVPVDAVDAYLTMFGTEPGRVHRGELLARRALDGAERIGRPATACQAWYAIGLAVRERNLRESDACFQQMLDLAAKHELATWRNYALTGLAGNAWLAEGDTTALDRARAESLRTGGISLAHNADAILGLHSVLCGDFRRATEQLDTCLAESARMQLTAVTRYVLMAKAALAGHRGDRQAMTAALAEFARQGGESSPEMPLARGLAKVFCALLEEDRPAAEAELAVIATAQAERQSTFYLAGPHGLQLLLDVLADRAGRAEHARVRNSAAGQMRWNRQFVLLAEAVLLGREGRGAEAARVRAEASRTAESFRGAKMLGLRLVAEAAVADGWGEPGAWLREAEEYFHRFETVAVASACRTLLRRAGAPVGQRRAGSERVPESLRVLGVTLREFEVYQLLVHRLANKALAERLHISPRTVEKHVASLLVKTSVADRSALADHAVETLRAHG
- a CDS encoding prolyl oligopeptidase family serine peptidase, with translation MKPENLVEDLHGHRVADPFRALEDADDPRTTSWLATQQHRTEELLAGLPGREEFSGLLRGLVAGPTESPVKTRGGRRFRVGRADAADRWRLQVSDEPDAPWRPALPPDQLDSGTVVRRWTPSPGGRLLAVQVTTGGSEKATPLSVVDIDDGRVVERSPLTRYSPIEWTADERAYYYVRGHLDGRGTGVYRHEVGGDPGSDRCLIGDDDPMTRYHLRLWHDRWLVVGVRHGTSRGTRLWCADLSTGPALRPVPLSGSSASGVLIDSTGRLLATSTEGAEFGRLLVARPDGADGWGGWRELLPEQAPAVLATVDLAGRPEAERLIALYTVDGYSRMTVHEAGSGALVREARLPGHGTVSAINPTDDPDVLALSYTDWATALSVWLLDTSTGEVRPADPGADRQRRRIHVHRTTYRSFDGTEVPLTILDTDRTDRPRPTVLTCYGGFGISFRPSFQPDGLSWVLAGGAMAIAAVRGGGERGRGWHHDGAGTRKLTAIRDLEAAADWLVDEGWTGPSRLALLGGSNGGMVVTSAAVRRPTAYAALAVAGAPLDMVRYERWGLGRAWREEYGSAADPVALASLLSYSPYHNVDPDRGPFPAILFSAGSEDSRVDPAHSRKMAALLQSTVEGGPVLLRMVDGGGHVGGGADADRLAVDMLAFLAEHTGLTPSAAD
- a CDS encoding MFS transporter, with protein sequence MSVTTDRPTAEATPDGPADGGRRDLRLFLVGQVASVFGTTLTSAGVSLIAVAWLGAGAGDMSLIVVAGTLPALLFGPICGVLLDRVRRPRRALITADLVAAAAVASCGLAAATGVLTVAWLAGLTVVLNFVGIVVESLYFSHLHALGVDDPRTARGKLQSSEMVSRSVANTVGAPIAAALGAALLFLADVFTYLISAFCLMLLKAPDTRAPREDTGRPGVLREFRDGIDVVRRHPLLSAFTAYLFLSALATSGITTQRAVFLLDVVGLPIALYTLPAVVATAVGAAGALFAPRLLARGVPPRTVLLWGLPAAAVSMAALPLAGGGTPLVLLAMVISTALPLLFGAAVNIALVGVINDEIGDQYFARITTLLGSVSTLAATLGALLGGSVGTALGVRSGIWVCVGVDLLAAAVLVLVARRPVREEVRP